A window from Chitinophaga filiformis encodes these proteins:
- a CDS encoding RagB/SusD family nutrient uptake outer membrane protein gives MTKIYFVAILIFLQLTTGCKKFLTVKAPQDQLVSQIVFSDDSTATAALIGVYQTLCSHKEYFTSGNKSITLLTGLSADELDNYSGNFNLEEFYHNNISPINNINSGIWDQLYEGIYQCNSVLEGLTGSLSIATNLKQQLSGEALFLRAFFYFYLVNLYGPVPMALTTNYQVNDTLHRSSVETIYDQIINDLLRARQILEDEYASGAERIRANRSAVNALLARIYLYRHYWRRSVACASLVINRSDKYKLCPQIEDVFLKNSSEAILQLQPTLPLYNTFDADVFILNSYPTSVTCSKQLIKGFESFDRRMSGWIGRFTTGHDTFYFPYKYKVQAPNVVREYLMLFRLGELYLVRGEAYAQLGMPDSATADLNMIRIRAGLQPMQLASKEDALQAINKERQLELFAEWGHRWLDLKRTGMIDQTLGIHKSPWWKSSATLYPIPQSDIILNPHLTQNAGY, from the coding sequence ATGACAAAAATTTACTTTGTTGCAATACTCATTTTTCTCCAGTTAACCACTGGATGCAAAAAGTTTCTAACTGTTAAAGCTCCACAGGATCAGCTAGTAAGCCAAATTGTTTTTTCAGATGATTCCACGGCAACTGCAGCTCTGATCGGTGTATACCAAACACTTTGTTCACACAAGGAATATTTCACTTCCGGCAACAAAAGCATTACGTTGCTGACAGGGCTAAGTGCAGACGAATTGGATAATTATTCCGGCAATTTCAATTTGGAAGAATTCTATCATAACAACATTAGCCCTATAAATAACATTAATAGTGGCATTTGGGATCAGCTCTATGAGGGAATTTATCAGTGCAATAGTGTTTTAGAAGGACTTACAGGTTCTTTGTCGATTGCAACAAACCTTAAGCAACAGCTTTCCGGGGAAGCATTATTTCTCAGGGCCTTTTTCTATTTTTATCTGGTCAATTTATATGGTCCAGTGCCTATGGCATTAACTACTAATTATCAGGTAAACGATACGCTACATCGAAGTTCAGTGGAAACTATTTATGACCAAATAATAAATGACTTACTTCGGGCAAGGCAGATTCTTGAGGATGAGTATGCTTCAGGAGCCGAACGGATACGTGCGAATCGTTCAGCAGTGAACGCTTTGCTTGCCAGGATCTATCTTTACCGCCACTACTGGCGACGTAGTGTTGCATGTGCCTCCCTAGTAATTAACCGAAGTGACAAGTACAAGCTCTGTCCGCAGATCGAGGACGTATTTCTCAAGAATAGCTCAGAAGCTATCCTCCAGCTCCAGCCAACTCTACCCTTATATAATACTTTTGATGCGGACGTATTCATTTTGAATTCCTACCCTACCAGTGTCACCTGTAGTAAACAACTTATCAAGGGGTTTGAATCGTTCGACAGACGGATGAGTGGCTGGATAGGACGCTTTACTACAGGTCACGATACATTTTATTTTCCATATAAATATAAAGTTCAGGCACCTAATGTTGTTCGGGAGTACTTAATGTTGTTTAGACTTGGTGAGCTTTATCTTGTAAGGGGTGAAGCTTATGCTCAACTGGGTATGCCGGATAGCGCTACTGCAGATCTGAATATGATACGAATAAGGGCAGGGTTGCAGCCCATGCAGTTGGCGTCAAAGGAAGATGCTTTGCAGGCGATTAATAAAGAGCGACAACTGGAGCTTTTTGCCGAATGGGGGCATCGTTGGCTTGACTTGAAGAGAACAGGAATGATTGACCAGACGCTCGGTATCCATAAATCTCCATGGTGGAAGTCTTCTGCTACATTGTATCCCATTCCGCAGTCAGACATTATTCTCAATCCTCATCTTACGCAAAACGCAGGATATTAG
- a CDS encoding RNA polymerase sigma factor translates to MCEIMDPQQIVTAFQQGDREAFQQLHKMLFAELFRFCNNLLGDEQEAEDIASDTMFKLYQKRKDFSSLATVRGFLYVTARNSCMSHFRKLKRTRALKMKLLPTLPAEQTTDDILDGLYFETLRAMLKNYLKQLPEKQQQVLDLLYIKDHSLQEVADKMATKVPTIKQLRHRGLQRLRELLQSQSFIEGLTVITYIISSLS, encoded by the coding sequence ATGTGTGAAATAATGGATCCTCAACAAATAGTTACAGCCTTTCAACAGGGAGACAGGGAGGCCTTTCAACAACTACATAAAATGTTATTTGCCGAACTGTTCCGTTTTTGCAATAATCTTTTAGGTGATGAGCAGGAGGCTGAAGATATTGCGTCCGACACCATGTTCAAGCTCTACCAAAAGCGTAAGGATTTTTCTTCCCTGGCCACCGTGAGGGGATTCCTTTATGTGACAGCACGTAACAGCTGTATGAGTCATTTCAGAAAGCTCAAACGTACGCGGGCGCTGAAAATGAAGCTACTCCCAACTTTACCTGCAGAACAAACTACCGATGATATATTGGATGGTTTGTACTTTGAAACTCTGCGGGCTATGTTGAAGAATTACCTGAAGCAGCTACCCGAAAAACAACAGCAGGTACTGGACCTGTTATATATTAAAGACCATAGTCTGCAGGAGGTGGCAGATAAAATGGCCACCAAGGTGCCCACCATTAAGCAACTAAGGCACCGAGGCCTGCAGCGTTTACGCGAGCTGTTGCAATCCCAGTCGTTTATAGAAGGCCTAACCGTGATCACATACATTATCTCCAGTTTATCCTGA
- a CDS encoding FecR family protein, with protein MEEEELSRIRDLMIKYSTARITTAEQQELNQWLENPEHRAAFERRTNEENILDAFKKLERGEQLQPAAFERLNKRLLVSRSTRQIWRLAVAAAVISVTATAIIFYQRRLDVEKLPSSKVQPLLAPGGYRAYVVLDDGSRLDLEKSGTGTIGAQGGTELIKQGEGRLDYKQGTSNEKRIMINTVVTPAGGQYHIVLSDGTGVWLNAASSIRFPTAFNGQDRHVRITGEAYFEVANDPAKPFMVDFGNSQIQVLGTRFNINFYQEFEKASATLMQGAVKVSSPAGATILQPGQQAEIGGTISVTPADTAQVMAWKVGYFEYKHADLRHVMADISRWYNLEVKYEGAVPDKQLSARISRMKNADDLLELLKMSGVNLKVENKTITVLP; from the coding sequence ATGGAGGAAGAAGAATTATCCCGGATAAGGGATCTTATGATCAAATATAGTACGGCAAGGATCACAACTGCCGAACAGCAGGAGCTCAACCAATGGCTTGAGAATCCTGAGCATCGTGCGGCTTTTGAAAGAAGGACAAATGAGGAGAATATACTTGACGCATTTAAAAAACTTGAGCGTGGCGAGCAGCTGCAACCGGCAGCATTTGAGCGGCTAAATAAGCGGTTATTGGTCTCCAGATCAACTAGACAAATCTGGCGTTTGGCCGTAGCTGCTGCAGTCATATCTGTTACGGCGACCGCTATTATTTTTTATCAGCGTCGCCTCGACGTCGAAAAACTCCCGTCATCAAAGGTTCAGCCATTGCTGGCACCGGGGGGGTACAGGGCGTATGTTGTTCTTGATGATGGCAGTCGGCTGGATCTGGAAAAATCCGGCACTGGTACCATAGGGGCACAGGGGGGCACTGAATTAATAAAGCAGGGCGAGGGTAGATTGGATTATAAGCAGGGAACCAGCAATGAGAAAAGGATCATGATTAATACTGTTGTCACTCCGGCCGGTGGTCAGTACCACATCGTGCTTAGTGACGGCACAGGGGTCTGGCTGAATGCCGCTTCTTCTATCAGGTTTCCTACCGCTTTCAATGGTCAGGACCGTCACGTTCGGATCACCGGAGAAGCATATTTTGAGGTGGCAAATGACCCAGCGAAACCGTTCATGGTGGATTTTGGCAATAGCCAGATACAGGTATTGGGCACCAGGTTTAATATTAACTTTTACCAAGAGTTCGAGAAAGCAAGCGCCACGCTGATGCAGGGAGCTGTTAAAGTCAGCTCGCCTGCCGGCGCCACCATATTGCAGCCAGGACAACAGGCAGAAATAGGAGGTACAATATCGGTGACGCCGGCAGATACTGCTCAGGTAATGGCGTGGAAGGTAGGTTATTTTGAATACAAACACGCGGATCTTCGGCACGTAATGGCTGATATATCGCGGTGGTATAATTTGGAGGTAAAGTATGAAGGCGCTGTCCCGGACAAGCAGCTGTCGGCCAGGATCAGCCGGATGAAGAATGCAGATGATCTACTGGAGTTATTAAAAATGAGTGGCGTTAATTTGAAAGTTGAAAACAAGACTATTACCGTACTACCGTAA
- a CDS encoding Crp/Fnr family transcriptional regulator: MDESHRHSLFMIEQLAKLWPISREFREYLLKEPAISIVPNKAILHFQNTVPLYLWFIVKGTIRRKVKSPRTHKYETDFFWFPGQLIGIESVFWTEERADVLLDAVEDTVLITFTHHQFSQVAERFPRDAAMLSRLLTSSYMQRIEELRYDLKYLTHSERYQKLAARFERLLTLVTIEDLADYLGMSRYSLMRQRKLIKSRKGGKAKSS; encoded by the coding sequence ATGGACGAAAGCCATCGTCATAGCCTTTTCATGATTGAGCAACTCGCGAAGCTGTGGCCAATTAGCAGGGAATTTCGTGAGTATCTGTTGAAAGAACCTGCTATTTCTATTGTACCCAATAAAGCCATACTACACTTTCAAAATACGGTACCGTTATACTTGTGGTTTATCGTAAAAGGGACCATTCGACGCAAAGTAAAATCCCCCAGAACGCATAAATATGAGACCGATTTTTTTTGGTTTCCTGGTCAGCTCATTGGCATAGAAAGTGTCTTTTGGACCGAAGAAAGGGCTGATGTATTATTAGATGCAGTAGAAGATACAGTGCTAATTACTTTCACGCATCACCAATTTTCACAGGTGGCAGAACGTTTCCCCAGGGATGCGGCGATGTTATCTCGTCTACTTACCTCCAGTTATATGCAGCGTATAGAAGAGCTGCGATATGATCTGAAATATCTCACGCATTCCGAACGCTATCAAAAATTGGCAGCCCGTTTCGAGCGATTGCTAACCCTCGTCACCATAGAAGATCTCGCTGATTATTTAGGAATGTCGCGCTATAGCCTCATGCGCCAACGCAAGTTGATTAAGAGTAGAAAGGGCGGAAAAGCAAAGAGCTCATAA
- a CDS encoding MauE/DoxX family redox-associated membrane protein, with protein MKRDHIVFIIAVLLQVLFLYAAVSKVSDMEKFRTEVGQSPLLTYFVQPIAIGVPAFELAIVVLLYFSSTRLMGLYLSFFLMTTFTAYVVAIMYFASYVPCSCGGILSEMNWEQHLVFNLTFTGIALAGVILAETLLFKIDKKVKPAA; from the coding sequence ATGAAAAGGGACCACATTGTATTTATCATTGCAGTGTTACTGCAGGTATTATTCCTATATGCTGCCGTCAGCAAAGTGTCTGATATGGAGAAATTCAGGACCGAAGTCGGCCAATCTCCCCTGCTCACTTATTTCGTGCAGCCGATAGCCATCGGCGTCCCGGCTTTTGAATTAGCCATTGTTGTTCTGCTGTACTTTTCTTCAACGAGACTAATGGGCCTATATCTCAGTTTCTTTTTGATGACAACTTTTACTGCATATGTCGTGGCCATAATGTACTTCGCATCCTACGTACCTTGTTCATGTGGCGGTATACTGTCTGAAATGAACTGGGAGCAACACCTGGTCTTTAACCTGACCTTTACAGGTATTGCCCTTGCCGGAGTCATTCTTGCTGAAACCTTATTATTCAAAATAGACAAAAAGGTAAAGCCTGCAGCCTGA
- a CDS encoding FecR family protein — protein sequence MNFDPDYIKELVLDKIAGTIDEESALYLEKLIAENPEALKIYQTLHEQYTTEYLHEVALQAQPNESIILHKIRKQKTRQLWLKATAGIAAAVVISVGTYLLLSRNSSPDHMPIAANQSKQIMLQLPGGQAISLSSRQGEINVGNTHLSNNNKTLTYSSHEEGSQKATIIVPPGKDYTVQLDDGTQIQLNAATHLEFPLKFTGNTREVSIIGEAYIKVTKDPKRPFIVHLPHSTVQVLGTEFNVNTYEVGQERVALVEGSVKMAAGNRSLLLTPGNEATVTEGEEMKVDAFSARERLSWRRGLYFFHNATFEEVSRILPRWFGVEVIIENRKTGKSRFTGFIDRNAPISQSLDLLKETNAFNYVIVGDTVFIR from the coding sequence ATGAATTTCGATCCGGATTACATAAAGGAACTGGTACTTGACAAGATCGCAGGCACCATAGATGAGGAGTCTGCGCTTTATCTGGAAAAACTAATTGCTGAGAACCCGGAAGCACTTAAGATCTATCAAACACTTCATGAGCAATACACAACTGAGTACCTTCATGAGGTGGCGCTTCAGGCCCAGCCCAATGAGTCAATTATATTACATAAGATTCGTAAGCAAAAAACCAGACAGCTGTGGTTGAAAGCCACTGCCGGTATCGCGGCGGCTGTTGTTATTTCTGTAGGAACTTATTTATTACTTTCCAGAAATTCTTCGCCTGATCATATGCCTATTGCAGCAAATCAATCCAAACAGATTATGCTGCAGCTACCGGGTGGACAAGCAATTAGCCTGAGTAGTCGTCAGGGGGAAATAAATGTAGGCAATACCCATCTGAGTAACAACAATAAAACCCTGACCTATTCCAGCCATGAAGAGGGGAGCCAGAAAGCTACCATTATTGTCCCGCCAGGTAAGGATTATACGGTTCAATTAGATGATGGAACGCAGATACAGCTAAATGCAGCTACACACCTTGAGTTTCCTTTAAAATTCACAGGTAATACCAGGGAGGTCTCAATTATCGGGGAAGCTTATATAAAAGTTACCAAAGACCCCAAGCGGCCTTTTATCGTACATCTGCCACATTCTACCGTACAGGTACTGGGCACGGAGTTCAATGTAAACACCTATGAAGTCGGCCAGGAAAGGGTTGCCCTGGTGGAAGGATCTGTTAAGATGGCGGCCGGCAATAGAAGTTTATTACTGACGCCTGGTAACGAAGCGACTGTTACAGAGGGAGAGGAGATGAAAGTAGACGCTTTTAGCGCCAGGGAACGGCTGAGCTGGCGCCGGGGTTTGTATTTCTTTCACAATGCCACCTTTGAAGAAGTTAGTAGGATTTTACCTCGCTGGTTTGGTGTCGAGGTGATTATCGAGAATCGTAAAACCGGTAAGAGTAGATTTACCGGCTTTATTGACAGGAATGCACCCATCTCGCAATCTCTGGACCTATTAAAAGAAACCAACGCTTTTAACTATGTCATAGTAGGGGATACGGTGTTTATCCGTTAG
- a CDS encoding SusC/RagA family TonB-linked outer membrane protein — protein MTTRFYYKTLVLLTANNLLAYIKPKIVHSGKLLFILITLLHFAWTSQGQERITISGRQLRIEQVLKKIEAQTGYMAWMEDGLLDKAPRIDVDVHNLTLEQALEVIFRNLPLSYKVIGHTIVINRRKVVPVLREIRGTVFSEGQPLESASVQIKGSRKGVITGPNGEFFLVRNPSDTILIISSVGYETLEISISEMPVLRIELSKSVQELDEPVVIAYGTTSKRINPGSVGTLNSLQVGIQPVTNPLLALQGRIPGLFIQQTTGVTDGEVKVHLGGQNSISGGNEPFYIVDGVPFPTSSLIQTGGGIILYGSPLTYLNPQDIESISVLKDADATSIYGSRGANGVILITTKKGHRGKPQITFSSAVGTGKVASKMKLLSTPEYLVMRREAFKNDQAEPDPTIDYDLLTWDTLRNVDWRKALIGHTGRIHQQRLSVSGGTQRTSFQSSVTYRRETTVFPGDFFNDKGFFHTNVRSTSANRNLIAVFSIIGAIDRKVLPISDPTFAALTLPPNTPSGYNTDGSFNWTPGYNNPYPILCQLYKARGSNLITNANITYNPWKGFKVKANFGLTSTILQEITPIPVTTLDPAYGITTSSSTFAHNNVFSWIAEPQLEYTRYLGRGKISLLSGVTFQHIQTNSKLISATGYTDPSLLEALDGAAALSVVNQGFSQYRYVGAYARIKYELKNSYIAEFTGRRDGSSRFGPDRQFGTFGAFGIAWLISEETWFKKKWLKVANFAKLKVSYGVLGNDQIFDYEYLPTWRPTTTFYGSRAALVPVRLYNGEYGWESNHKLNMGIETAFWNNRIQLAMSYYRARSSNQLVSYPLSGVTGFQSVQGNLGAVVLNRALEFEINTLNVSSNVFKWITSFNLTIPKNVLKAFPKLEASKYRNEYVIGKNLNVLKAFHFTGIDKNTGLYIFEDVDKDGRISFPNDFTAYKSVNQQFYGGMLNKISYKGLDIDIFIQFVKQSGFNYISPYYVYSSIWAPAPGMSVNQPNYVLNRWQEVGMEAGIQQFTQRLGSAAYNAFNNFTQSDAIISDASYLRVKNFSVSYELKNKMLSKIRVTQVKLFLQAQNLFTYSKYQGLDPENQNLSNTIPPLRIFIIGTDINF, from the coding sequence ATGACTACTCGTTTCTACTACAAAACACTTGTCCTATTGACGGCAAATAATTTGCTGGCCTACATAAAACCGAAAATTGTTCATTCGGGAAAGCTGCTTTTTATACTTATCACATTATTACATTTTGCTTGGACGTCACAAGGGCAGGAGAGGATAACCATTTCCGGCAGACAGTTACGTATCGAGCAGGTATTGAAGAAAATCGAGGCGCAAACCGGATACATGGCCTGGATGGAGGACGGACTGCTGGACAAGGCGCCCAGAATTGACGTGGATGTACACAATCTTACACTTGAACAGGCGTTGGAAGTTATTTTCCGAAACCTACCACTGAGCTATAAAGTGATTGGCCATACAATTGTCATCAATCGACGAAAGGTAGTCCCGGTCTTACGGGAAATTCGCGGGACGGTGTTTTCAGAAGGTCAACCGTTAGAAAGTGCATCAGTACAAATAAAAGGATCACGGAAGGGTGTCATTACTGGTCCAAATGGAGAGTTCTTTTTAGTTCGGAATCCTTCCGACACCATATTGATCATTTCCTCAGTAGGATATGAGACCCTTGAAATTAGTATCAGTGAAATGCCAGTGTTGCGAATTGAGCTGTCGAAATCAGTGCAGGAACTGGACGAACCTGTTGTTATAGCGTATGGTACAACTTCAAAGCGGATCAATCCCGGATCTGTTGGTACCTTGAATAGTTTACAGGTTGGGATCCAACCGGTCACTAATCCTTTATTGGCACTTCAGGGCCGAATTCCGGGGCTATTTATTCAGCAAACGACAGGCGTTACAGACGGAGAGGTAAAAGTTCACCTTGGTGGCCAGAACAGTATTTCTGGTGGTAACGAGCCATTCTATATTGTTGATGGTGTTCCATTTCCAACTTCAAGTTTGATACAAACTGGCGGAGGGATTATCCTATACGGTAGTCCATTAACTTATCTGAATCCGCAAGATATTGAAAGTATCTCGGTACTGAAGGACGCAGACGCTACTTCCATCTACGGGTCACGCGGCGCAAATGGAGTAATACTAATCACGACCAAAAAGGGGCACCGTGGCAAACCGCAAATCACCTTTTCCTCTGCTGTAGGTACTGGTAAGGTGGCTTCTAAAATGAAGTTGCTTTCTACGCCTGAATACCTGGTAATGCGGCGTGAAGCATTTAAAAATGATCAGGCTGAACCTGATCCCACTATTGATTATGATTTATTGACCTGGGATACCCTAAGAAATGTTGACTGGCGGAAAGCACTCATTGGTCACACTGGCCGTATTCATCAGCAACGATTATCTGTATCCGGAGGAACCCAAAGAACTTCCTTTCAATCGTCGGTAACATATCGTCGGGAAACAACAGTATTTCCAGGTGATTTTTTTAACGATAAAGGCTTCTTTCATACAAATGTACGTTCTACTTCCGCGAACAGGAATTTGATCGCAGTTTTTTCGATTATTGGCGCAATAGACAGAAAGGTTTTGCCTATTTCGGATCCCACCTTCGCAGCCTTAACCCTTCCCCCCAATACTCCCTCAGGCTACAATACTGATGGTTCATTTAATTGGACACCCGGTTATAACAATCCGTACCCGATACTATGCCAGTTATATAAAGCACGGGGTAGTAATTTGATTACAAACGCCAACATAACTTATAATCCCTGGAAAGGATTTAAAGTGAAAGCCAACTTTGGGCTTACCAGTACCATTTTACAAGAGATAACTCCGATACCTGTGACGACACTTGATCCAGCATATGGCATTACAACAAGTTCCAGTACGTTTGCCCACAATAACGTTTTCTCGTGGATTGCGGAGCCACAACTGGAGTACACTCGCTACCTTGGCCGTGGGAAAATCTCTTTGCTCTCTGGTGTGACATTTCAGCATATACAAACGAATTCTAAATTAATATCGGCGACAGGATATACCGACCCCTCGTTGTTGGAAGCATTGGATGGGGCAGCCGCTTTAAGTGTAGTAAACCAAGGCTTTTCTCAATATCGGTACGTGGGGGCATATGCCCGTATTAAGTACGAGCTAAAGAACAGCTACATCGCAGAATTCACAGGACGAAGGGATGGTAGCAGCAGATTCGGACCGGATCGACAATTTGGCACCTTTGGCGCTTTCGGCATTGCCTGGCTAATTTCCGAGGAAACCTGGTTTAAAAAAAAGTGGTTGAAGGTAGCCAACTTTGCTAAACTGAAAGTCAGCTACGGAGTTTTGGGTAATGACCAGATTTTCGATTACGAATACTTACCCACCTGGCGACCCACTACAACATTTTATGGCAGTCGAGCAGCGCTTGTTCCGGTTCGGCTTTACAATGGCGAATATGGGTGGGAGAGTAACCACAAATTGAATATGGGCATTGAAACCGCTTTTTGGAACAACAGGATACAACTGGCTATGAGTTACTATCGTGCACGCTCGTCTAACCAACTTGTATCCTATCCTCTTTCCGGAGTAACTGGTTTTCAATCTGTCCAGGGAAATCTTGGAGCGGTTGTATTGAATAGAGCGTTAGAGTTCGAAATTAACACGTTAAATGTGAGCTCAAATGTTTTTAAATGGATCACCAGTTTTAATCTCACAATTCCGAAGAACGTTTTAAAAGCATTCCCTAAACTGGAGGCAAGTAAATATCGTAATGAATATGTTATCGGAAAAAACTTGAATGTGTTGAAGGCTTTTCATTTTACAGGTATCGATAAAAATACAGGGTTATATATATTTGAAGATGTTGATAAAGATGGGCGGATTTCTTTTCCAAACGACTTCACAGCCTATAAATCTGTTAACCAGCAATTTTATGGCGGGATGCTTAATAAGATTTCATATAAAGGTTTGGATATCGACATTTTTATCCAATTTGTTAAACAATCCGGTTTTAATTATATATCCCCATACTATGTGTATAGTAGCATTTGGGCACCGGCACCTGGAATGTCTGTTAACCAGCCGAATTATGTGTTGAATCGATGGCAGGAAGTTGGAATGGAAGCTGGTATCCAACAATTCACACAGCGTTTGGGAAGTGCAGCTTATAATGCCTTTAATAATTTTACTCAAAGTGATGCTATTATTAGTGATGCATCCTATTTACGAGTAAAAAATTTTTCTGTTAGTTATGAATTAAAGAACAAGATGTTGAGTAAAATCCGAGTTACACAGGTTAAATTGTTTCTACAAGCACAGAATCTTTTTACATACAGCAAGTATCAAGGACTCGATCCGGAAAATCAGAATTTAAGTAACACCATACCTCCACTCCGGATATTTATTATCGGAACGGACATAAATTTTTAA
- a CDS encoding helix-turn-helix transcriptional regulator, whose protein sequence is MNLLPSIDHELRIHEHSQLFLLYIPTEMMCGYKETFPNITEILSWSSDSEIVAFNAHNIEDDGRVGRLVSEFFPAGKVTGQFGPKLIEKILLSALDQLLPLPDESWTGSQFPSAIKVVRSVILEHLYERRPPSLEVLARKVGLNNRVLQTVFKQYCSTTMLDFYQNARMEAIYRALYDRNRSLQEIADSFNYEDYSTFSAAIKRKWGRSPRELRNYLFSSPIKSKSYTANNHLPS, encoded by the coding sequence ATGAATTTACTGCCATCCATCGATCACGAGCTTAGGATACACGAACATAGCCAGCTATTCCTTCTATATATCCCGACTGAAATGATGTGCGGATATAAGGAAACGTTCCCTAACATTACAGAAATACTTTCCTGGAGTAGTGATTCTGAGATAGTGGCATTTAATGCACATAACATTGAAGATGATGGGCGCGTTGGCCGCTTGGTCAGTGAATTCTTCCCTGCCGGGAAGGTAACCGGCCAGTTTGGGCCAAAGTTGATTGAGAAAATTCTTCTGTCTGCACTGGACCAACTACTTCCTTTACCGGACGAAAGTTGGACTGGGTCTCAGTTTCCGTCAGCCATTAAGGTTGTACGCTCAGTGATTCTGGAGCACTTATATGAAAGGCGCCCGCCATCACTGGAAGTGCTGGCACGAAAAGTAGGCCTCAATAACAGGGTACTTCAAACCGTTTTCAAACAATATTGCAGCACAACGATGCTCGATTTTTACCAGAACGCGCGTATGGAGGCCATTTACCGGGCACTCTATGATCGTAACAGGTCCCTGCAGGAGATTGCCGATTCCTTTAACTATGAGGATTACTCCACTTTTTCTGCAGCCATCAAACGAAAATGGGGAAGAAGTCCCAGGGAACTTCGCAATTATCTATTTAGTTCACCTATTAAGTCAAAAAGCTACACGGCAAACAATCACCTGCCCTCCTAA